A window of Rubricoccus marinus contains these coding sequences:
- a CDS encoding arginine deiminase family protein codes for MSDLPLHITSEVAPLRQVLVHIPGDEMALVSPENRDELLFDDILFAEEARQEHEVMTTLFRRLVGHDDAVLELSDLVLEAFETPEARTNYVEELIGLVPERNFEAYQSELADLDAAALHRFAFTGQAPFPVSAHPLPNLLFTRDLAAVVGDHVVLSTAARSARRPESALIRTVFNFHPRFEASRQRLIELPEEVSFEGGDLLVVSDKVVLIGQSERTSLGGAVQVARELLARTAIEHVMVVNLPKRRSCMHLDTVFTFADEATFVVFPPIIEGYTDNVYDLSSGDRDGEFTMRVHTSLHAALEEVMDREVTFIPCGDDPISQQREQWTDGANLFAIRPGLVVGYTRNRETYAKMKEHGFRIVDAESFLKYHGDGDLPQNDKIAIRLEGNELSRGRGGPRCMTMPLVRA; via the coding sequence GTGTCCGATCTCCCGCTCCACATCACCTCCGAAGTCGCCCCGCTCCGCCAGGTGCTCGTCCACATCCCGGGCGACGAGATGGCGCTCGTCTCGCCGGAGAACCGCGACGAGCTCTTGTTCGACGACATCCTGTTCGCCGAGGAGGCCCGCCAGGAGCACGAGGTCATGACCACGCTGTTCCGCCGCTTGGTCGGCCACGACGACGCGGTGTTGGAGCTGTCCGACTTGGTGCTGGAGGCGTTCGAGACGCCAGAGGCCCGCACGAACTACGTCGAGGAGCTGATCGGGCTCGTGCCGGAGCGCAACTTCGAGGCGTACCAGTCCGAGCTCGCGGACCTCGACGCGGCGGCGCTGCACCGCTTCGCCTTTACCGGACAGGCGCCGTTTCCGGTTAGCGCGCATCCGCTCCCAAACCTGCTGTTCACGCGCGATCTCGCGGCGGTCGTCGGCGACCACGTGGTTCTCAGCACGGCGGCGCGCTCAGCGCGGCGCCCAGAGAGTGCGCTCATCCGGACGGTCTTCAACTTCCACCCGCGCTTTGAGGCCTCGCGCCAGAGGCTGATCGAGCTCCCGGAAGAGGTCTCGTTCGAAGGCGGCGACCTGCTCGTGGTCTCGGACAAGGTGGTGCTGATCGGGCAGAGCGAGCGGACCAGCCTCGGCGGCGCCGTACAGGTGGCGCGGGAGCTTCTGGCGCGGACCGCCATTGAGCACGTTATGGTGGTGAACCTGCCGAAGCGGCGCTCGTGCATGCACCTCGATACGGTGTTCACCTTCGCGGACGAGGCCACCTTTGTCGTCTTCCCGCCCATCATCGAGGGCTACACGGACAACGTCTACGACCTGTCCTCTGGCGACCGCGACGGAGAGTTCACCATGCGCGTCCACACCAGTCTGCACGCCGCGCTGGAGGAGGTCATGGACCGAGAGGTCACATTCATCCCTTGTGGCGACGACCCGATCAGCCAGCAGCGGGAGCAGTGGACCGACGGCGCCAACCTCTTCGCGATCCGCCCCGGGCTCGTCGTGGGCTACACGCGCAACCGCGAGACGTACGCCAAAATGAAGGAGCACGGCTTCCGCATCGTGGACGCCGAGAGCTTCCTGAAATACCACGGCGATGGCGATCTGCCCCAAAACGACAAGATCGCGATCCGCCTGGAGGGCAACGAGCTCTCGCGCGGCCGTGGCGGCCCTCGTTGCATGACGATGCCGCTCGTCCGCGCCTAG
- the tadA gene encoding tRNA adenosine(34) deaminase TadA, giving the protein MSLRSLLDPDRRWMRLALSEAERAAEAGEVPIGAVVVKGSTIVGRGHNQVETLGDPTAHAEMLAIGAACQTVGSKFLDGCTLYVTLEPCPMCAGALVWSRLERLVYGAFDEKAGAASTLYDIPQDPRLNHRVETVTGVMAEESADLLRRFFAARRPGASGDGV; this is encoded by the coding sequence ATGTCGCTCCGATCCCTTCTCGACCCCGACCGCCGCTGGATGCGCCTCGCCCTGAGCGAGGCCGAACGCGCCGCCGAAGCGGGCGAGGTGCCCATCGGCGCGGTCGTCGTCAAAGGCAGCACGATCGTGGGGCGCGGCCACAACCAGGTGGAGACGCTGGGCGACCCGACAGCGCACGCTGAGATGCTTGCTATCGGCGCCGCGTGCCAGACCGTGGGGAGCAAGTTCCTGGACGGTTGCACGCTGTACGTGACGCTGGAGCCCTGCCCGATGTGCGCGGGCGCGCTCGTGTGGTCACGCCTGGAGCGCCTCGTCTACGGCGCATTCGACGAGAAAGCCGGCGCCGCTTCCACGCTGTACGACATTCCGCAGGACCCGCGCCTGAACCATCGCGTGGAGACCGTCACCGGCGTGATGGCCGAGGAATCCGCAGACCTGCTCCGGCGCTTTTTCGCCGCCCGCCGCCCGGGGGCCTCTGGCGACGGCGTGTAG
- a CDS encoding YpdA family putative bacillithiol disulfide reductase, with protein MQIQDSPEAVDLLAVGAGPIGLACALAAKRAGLTARVVEKGAIVNSLVGYPTQMEFFSTPELLEIGGHPLATTLYKPRREETIDYYRTVAQRERLDIRLGERVLGVDGEAGDFTVRTSKGEHRARAVVVASGFFDQPNLLGVEGEDLPHVTHYYKEPYPYSGRNVVVIGAKNSAAKAALECNRHGANVTLVIRGEDVGPTVKYWIRPDLVNRITDGAIAAYMRTTVERITPEAVHVTTPDGPLAIPADAVLALTGYHPDFSFLRDLGIELEGEALVPHVDESTMESNRPGIYLAGTVCGGYNTSRWFIENGRIHAARIAAHLSGQPAPELEERGQP; from the coding sequence ATGCAAATCCAAGACTCGCCAGAGGCCGTCGACCTTCTCGCCGTGGGCGCTGGGCCCATCGGGCTCGCGTGTGCCCTCGCGGCCAAGCGGGCCGGCCTCACCGCCCGCGTCGTTGAGAAAGGCGCGATCGTCAACTCTCTCGTGGGCTACCCCACGCAGATGGAGTTCTTCTCCACGCCCGAGCTGCTGGAGATCGGGGGGCATCCTCTGGCGACGACATTGTACAAGCCGCGCCGCGAGGAGACCATCGACTACTACCGCACGGTCGCGCAGCGCGAGAGGCTCGACATCCGGTTGGGCGAGCGCGTGCTGGGCGTAGACGGAGAAGCCGGTGACTTCACCGTCCGCACCAGCAAAGGCGAACACCGCGCACGCGCTGTCGTCGTCGCCAGTGGCTTTTTCGACCAGCCCAACCTGCTCGGCGTCGAAGGCGAGGACCTGCCTCACGTCACGCACTATTACAAAGAGCCGTACCCGTACAGCGGGCGGAACGTCGTCGTGATCGGTGCCAAGAACTCCGCCGCCAAAGCCGCGCTGGAGTGCAACCGCCACGGCGCGAACGTCACGCTCGTCATCCGCGGCGAGGACGTCGGCCCAACGGTGAAGTACTGGATCCGCCCCGACCTCGTCAACCGCATCACGGACGGCGCCATCGCGGCGTACATGCGCACAACCGTCGAGCGCATCACGCCAGAGGCCGTCCACGTCACCACGCCCGACGGGCCTCTGGCGATCCCGGCCGACGCCGTCCTCGCGCTCACGGGCTACCACCCGGACTTCTCGTTCCTGCGCGATCTCGGGATCGAGTTGGAGGGCGAGGCGCTCGTTCCCCACGTCGACGAGTCCACGATGGAGAGCAACCGCCCTGGCATCTACCTCGCTGGAACCGTGTGCGGGGGGTACAACACCAGCCGGTGGTTTATCGAGAACGGCCGCATCCACGCCGCGCGCATCGCCGCCCACCTCTCGGGTCAGCCGGCTCCCGAGTTGGAAGAGAGAGGGCAGCCGTAG
- a CDS encoding tetratricopeptide repeat protein: MRPLALGLAFIVLVFGLAACLNPKGVDAGQEFLNLAPEVQYVGNETCGTCHEELYASYATHGMAQSFYPLAEDNAVEDFSGVVVRHAASGFEYVAKREGGRFVQEERRVEPDGSVSHQLTRTMDYVVGSGSAARTYLSEENGRLYELPLTWYTRDDSGGASGVWALSPGYDQNNARFSRAIPDRCMACHNGTSEYVPYTDGKYASLASGIGCEQCHGPGELHVEARTAEEEAPDSMDVTIVNPKWLSTDLRLDVCQQCHLSGEVSVIREGQTATSYRPGMPLAAHRAIFSLTNTDPNEVSVISHSDRMKESACFQESVSMDCVTCHNPHEGFQDKGPEYFNSTCQTCHAPDALQGQMASGELKEQHAPEANCFSCHMPKVTAKDAPHASFTDHKIRVVRDDAISGVASGAESELVPYYERDEGDEALRGIAYIVFARQSGGSPAFRRGLAMLESALDEPTGAGEAQFLLGFARLQTGDARGAIQPLRAAIELQANPERLNTLAQALEVSGGSASEAEKLYRQALDIQPAASDIRTNLGRLLEAQGRIPDGIAQYRAAIQEEPWQVEAHTLLGGALAKAGDVQGAAQALREAIKLEPRQADALTNLAVLLAQQGQTGEAAALFRRAVQADPRNANAQANLALYLLNENDAQGALQSARTALQINPQQQTAQQVLGILQQNGIR; this comes from the coding sequence ATGCGCCCGCTCGCGCTCGGACTCGCTTTCATCGTACTCGTCTTCGGGTTGGCAGCGTGTCTGAATCCGAAAGGAGTAGATGCGGGCCAGGAGTTTCTCAACCTCGCGCCAGAGGTCCAGTACGTAGGCAACGAGACGTGTGGAACGTGCCACGAGGAGCTATACGCGAGCTACGCCACGCACGGCATGGCGCAGTCGTTCTATCCTCTGGCGGAGGACAACGCGGTCGAGGACTTTTCCGGCGTCGTGGTTCGGCACGCCGCATCGGGGTTTGAGTACGTGGCGAAACGAGAGGGAGGGCGATTTGTGCAGGAGGAGCGCCGCGTGGAACCGGATGGGAGCGTTTCGCACCAACTGACGCGGACGATGGATTACGTGGTGGGGAGCGGATCTGCTGCCCGGACGTACCTCTCCGAGGAGAACGGAAGGCTGTACGAGTTGCCGCTGACGTGGTACACACGCGACGACAGTGGGGGCGCCTCTGGCGTGTGGGCACTGAGCCCCGGGTACGACCAGAACAACGCGCGCTTCTCGCGAGCCATTCCAGATCGGTGCATGGCGTGCCACAACGGCACGAGCGAGTACGTGCCGTACACCGACGGGAAGTACGCGTCGCTCGCCAGCGGGATCGGGTGCGAGCAGTGCCACGGGCCGGGCGAGTTGCACGTAGAGGCCCGGACGGCAGAAGAGGAGGCGCCCGACTCGATGGATGTCACCATCGTGAACCCGAAGTGGCTCAGCACGGATCTCCGGCTTGATGTGTGCCAGCAGTGCCACCTGAGCGGCGAGGTCTCGGTCATCCGTGAGGGGCAAACCGCGACGAGCTACCGGCCAGGAATGCCTCTGGCGGCGCACCGCGCCATCTTCTCGCTGACGAACACCGACCCGAACGAGGTCAGCGTGATCTCTCATTCCGACCGGATGAAAGAGAGCGCCTGCTTCCAGGAGTCCGTATCGATGGACTGCGTGACGTGTCACAATCCACACGAGGGGTTCCAAGACAAAGGGCCGGAGTACTTCAACTCCACATGCCAGACGTGCCACGCGCCTGATGCGCTTCAGGGCCAGATGGCCTCGGGCGAGTTGAAGGAGCAGCACGCGCCAGAGGCCAACTGCTTTTCGTGCCACATGCCGAAGGTGACGGCAAAGGACGCGCCGCACGCATCGTTTACCGACCACAAGATCCGCGTGGTGCGCGATGACGCGATTTCGGGCGTGGCCTCTGGCGCGGAGTCCGAACTGGTGCCGTACTACGAGCGGGACGAGGGCGATGAGGCCTTGCGCGGCATCGCGTACATCGTATTCGCACGGCAGAGCGGTGGATCGCCCGCGTTCCGCCGTGGGCTCGCGATGCTGGAGAGCGCGTTGGATGAGCCGACGGGAGCGGGCGAAGCTCAGTTCTTGCTCGGGTTCGCGCGGCTTCAGACAGGGGACGCCAGAGGCGCGATTCAGCCGCTCCGTGCGGCGATCGAACTCCAGGCCAATCCGGAGCGGCTCAACACGCTTGCGCAAGCGCTGGAGGTCTCTGGCGGGAGCGCCAGCGAGGCGGAGAAGCTGTACCGGCAGGCGCTCGACATCCAGCCGGCTGCGTCCGACATCCGCACCAACCTTGGGCGCCTGTTGGAAGCGCAGGGGCGGATTCCAGACGGCATCGCGCAGTACCGCGCGGCGATCCAGGAGGAGCCGTGGCAGGTGGAGGCGCACACGCTTCTGGGTGGCGCGCTCGCGAAAGCGGGCGATGTCCAGGGCGCAGCGCAGGCGCTTCGCGAGGCGATCAAGCTGGAGCCCCGGCAGGCAGACGCCCTGACGAACCTCGCGGTGCTTCTGGCGCAGCAGGGCCAGACCGGGGAGGCTGCGGCTCTGTTCCGACGGGCCGTGCAGGCGGACCCCCGTAACGCGAACGCACAGGCGAACCTCGCGCTCTACCTCCTCAACGAGAACGACGCGCAGGGCGCTCTACAAAGCGCGCGGACGGCGCTGCAGATCAACCCGCAGCAGCAGACCGCGCAGCAAGTGCTCGGCATCCTGCAACAGAACGGAATCCGCTGA
- a CDS encoding PorV/PorQ family protein encodes MKTRILALCAAGLGLTGLFAPGASAQDDRAGTQAMEELLVPVTPRTVALGNTLTSGLDNLSGVEAAQSNPAAILASNGTSVMFSRMDYVEDIGINYFGVAQKFGANSVALTLTSWDYGDIARTSEERPDTNPNALETYDASTYSFGATYSRQFTDRIGAGATLKALGRTIDNVNSNGLAFDAGITYVVPESGLRFGVSLKNLGQEMTFGGDGLRRSTPNNGPNGPGTIAGEIDDLPAQLPSVLNFGAAYTRQFAGDVSVSGMANFRSISYDQDQYSAGLELGYASLVYARGGFNITADNDQDFWRGWNVGAGLNLDVQTTSLKVDYAYRPSDVFGDVNMFSVSVGI; translated from the coding sequence ATGAAAACCAGAATCCTTGCACTCTGCGCCGCTGGGCTGGGCCTTACAGGGCTCTTTGCTCCGGGTGCTTCCGCGCAGGACGACCGGGCAGGTACACAGGCGATGGAGGAACTCCTCGTCCCTGTTACACCCCGCACGGTTGCTCTCGGCAATACCCTCACGAGTGGACTCGACAACCTTTCAGGTGTCGAAGCCGCTCAAAGCAACCCTGCTGCTATCCTCGCATCCAACGGCACGAGCGTCATGTTCAGCCGGATGGATTACGTCGAGGACATCGGCATCAACTATTTCGGAGTCGCTCAGAAGTTTGGCGCGAACAGCGTTGCTCTGACGCTCACCTCTTGGGACTACGGCGATATCGCCCGTACCTCGGAGGAGCGGCCGGACACCAACCCGAACGCTCTCGAGACGTACGACGCGTCGACGTACTCATTCGGCGCTACGTACAGCCGTCAGTTCACGGACCGCATCGGTGCGGGCGCGACGCTGAAGGCTCTCGGACGTACGATTGACAACGTCAACTCAAACGGACTGGCCTTCGACGCCGGCATCACTTACGTGGTGCCGGAGTCAGGTCTCCGCTTCGGAGTCAGCCTGAAGAACCTGGGTCAGGAGATGACCTTCGGTGGTGACGGCCTCCGCCGTAGCACGCCGAACAACGGTCCCAACGGACCCGGAACGATTGCAGGCGAGATCGACGATCTCCCGGCACAGCTTCCATCGGTGCTGAACTTCGGCGCTGCGTACACCCGCCAGTTCGCTGGTGACGTGTCCGTGTCCGGAATGGCGAACTTCCGTTCGATCTCCTACGACCAGGACCAGTACAGCGCGGGCCTCGAGCTCGGCTATGCGAGCCTGGTGTACGCCCGTGGTGGTTTCAACATCACCGCGGACAACGACCAGGACTTCTGGCGCGGATGGAACGTGGGTGCTGGCCTGAACCTCGACGTTCAGACCACGTCCCTCAAGGTTGACTACGCCTACCGTCCTTCGGACGTGTTCGGCGACGTGAACATGTTCTCTGTCTCTGTCGGCATCTAG
- a CDS encoding T9SS type A sorting domain-containing protein, with amino-acid sequence MVRTRHATTLLLLLLAGVLAPTTAAQTPGNCTLGTAEADLDINNIFARVFNTGSLFFGNTTTNGDGYLAPKASENSPIFASGIWVGGKINGDLRVAGSRYSNFNFWPGPLGNDGRPVNPNNCSAYDEIYSVTRTNIANYEAGLAETGDLEDWPFEIGAPVIDGDGIEGNYNLAGGDRPEIIGDQGIFWVMNDVGNEHSVQATDPLGIEVQVLAFSFSRADALGETTFYRYRIINKGATPIEETYISVFSDPDLGDAGDDYVSYDQELGLGYVYNSNPADQVYGEAPPAAGYDFFQGPIVGTDTLDATAFSYFINGSSPTTTGDPVTGQQMYFYMQGLWGDGSPMRANGTGYQQPTTFPITKFAFPGDPVTGQTWSEVNIDGNGTSNPAGDRRLVIHTGPFTLERNDPQDIVFGIVFAQGADRFSSITALRSADRLAQTAYDNDFKLAPPPPAPPRCQPGSDVLAPGSGNCLEAISQDGETTLVWGYPSNNANYLARFEAVDVLLDPEEVDDNTYNFEGFNIYRYPTSDFDESARELVATYDIVNGVTRVIDLVFDGDLGDLAPKVVARGTDSGIQYSYRIQNVTNYTDYYYGVSAYSFNEESTPKVIESSPTQITARPSALTSGNRTQSQFADELQGVAVQQVGEGTVSATIVDPTAVTGDTYRVEFFTNEDDGSTTYSIINATTGRVALDGREYYDRDSTAVPQGRNIAVIDGLSFSVQGPAPEFTNFATIQNAAGPLLHPAAPAFAGYPTPGGIDPVAGTQQSTNNRRYFVGPAEALTGHTLDEFNENVGGIGTSREDSVVPFDWEIRFTGETNYAAIYSGTTFGPPILIEVPFELWNTGIATPDDTSDDVRYFPTIFDLDFSVAPGGQAFSFINTPGIQGTFGCCSGDSQMSSLTNDPYTDGITWIIPQDRTPGESGYNAIVAAIQSDPAAAAPLVDNGRASLLRSALVWWNGGDTEVAGAFDQFAFPEEGTIFRLSTSKPNQPGDVFTLDTSGNQLLAGSAEDAVAALENIQVVPNPYLGASTYETGNLSRVVRFTNLPEQASTIRVFTVAGTLVKTLRKEGSSRSLDWNLETENNLPVASGMYLIHVDVEGVGERTLKLGVVQRRTQITVF; translated from the coding sequence ATGGTTCGCACTCGACACGCGACCACGCTCCTCCTCTTGCTTCTAGCAGGAGTGCTGGCGCCTACAACAGCAGCTCAGACTCCTGGGAACTGCACGTTGGGAACGGCTGAAGCCGATCTCGACATCAACAACATTTTTGCTCGTGTCTTTAACACGGGTAGCCTCTTCTTCGGAAACACCACCACAAACGGAGACGGATACTTGGCCCCGAAGGCATCGGAGAACTCTCCGATCTTCGCGTCTGGCATCTGGGTGGGTGGCAAGATCAACGGTGACCTTCGTGTTGCCGGATCTCGCTACAGCAACTTCAACTTCTGGCCTGGACCGCTCGGCAACGACGGCCGTCCCGTCAACCCGAACAACTGTAGTGCATATGACGAGATCTACAGCGTAACGCGCACCAACATCGCGAACTACGAAGCAGGTCTCGCTGAGACGGGTGATCTCGAGGATTGGCCGTTTGAGATCGGTGCACCCGTCATTGACGGAGATGGTATCGAGGGCAACTACAACCTCGCGGGTGGAGACCGCCCCGAGATCATCGGTGACCAGGGCATCTTCTGGGTCATGAACGACGTGGGCAACGAGCACTCGGTGCAGGCCACGGACCCCCTCGGAATTGAGGTCCAGGTGTTGGCGTTCTCTTTCTCCCGCGCTGACGCGCTGGGAGAGACGACGTTCTACCGCTACCGGATCATCAACAAGGGGGCAACTCCGATTGAAGAGACGTACATCTCGGTCTTCTCCGACCCGGACCTCGGCGACGCAGGTGATGACTACGTCTCTTACGATCAGGAGTTGGGCTTGGGTTACGTGTACAACTCCAACCCTGCAGATCAGGTCTATGGCGAAGCCCCCCCGGCTGCAGGCTATGACTTCTTCCAGGGTCCGATCGTTGGAACGGATACTCTCGATGCTACTGCGTTCTCGTACTTCATCAACGGATCGTCTCCAACGACGACCGGTGACCCCGTCACGGGACAGCAGATGTACTTCTACATGCAGGGACTGTGGGGTGATGGCTCTCCAATGCGTGCCAATGGCACGGGATACCAGCAGCCGACGACGTTCCCGATCACGAAGTTTGCCTTCCCAGGCGACCCTGTAACGGGGCAGACTTGGAGCGAGGTCAACATCGATGGAAATGGCACGTCGAACCCTGCGGGTGACCGTCGCTTGGTGATCCACACGGGTCCGTTCACGCTCGAGCGCAACGATCCCCAGGACATCGTGTTCGGAATCGTGTTCGCACAGGGAGCTGACCGCTTCAGCTCGATCACGGCACTGCGTTCGGCTGACCGCCTCGCGCAAACGGCTTACGACAACGACTTCAAGCTCGCTCCACCGCCTCCAGCACCCCCTAGGTGCCAGCCCGGAAGCGACGTTCTCGCGCCCGGATCGGGCAACTGCCTCGAGGCAATCAGCCAGGATGGTGAAACGACGCTCGTGTGGGGATACCCCTCGAACAACGCGAACTACCTCGCCCGCTTTGAAGCAGTGGACGTTCTCCTCGACCCCGAGGAGGTTGACGACAACACGTACAACTTCGAAGGCTTCAACATCTATCGCTACCCAACGTCCGACTTCGACGAGTCCGCTCGCGAGTTGGTCGCCACGTACGATATCGTCAACGGCGTGACCCGCGTGATCGACCTCGTCTTCGACGGCGATCTCGGCGATCTCGCTCCCAAGGTTGTCGCTCGTGGAACGGACTCCGGCATCCAGTACTCGTACCGGATCCAGAACGTCACGAACTACACGGATTACTACTATGGCGTCTCAGCGTACTCCTTCAACGAGGAGTCCACGCCGAAGGTGATCGAGAGCTCGCCGACGCAGATCACGGCTCGTCCGTCTGCTCTCACCAGCGGCAACCGGACTCAGTCCCAGTTCGCCGATGAGCTTCAGGGCGTGGCGGTTCAGCAGGTTGGTGAGGGAACGGTCTCCGCAACCATCGTTGACCCAACTGCTGTAACGGGTGACACCTACCGTGTCGAGTTCTTTACGAACGAGGACGACGGCAGCACCACCTACAGCATCATCAACGCGACGACTGGACGTGTTGCGCTGGACGGACGGGAGTACTACGACCGCGATAGCACGGCCGTCCCCCAGGGGCGCAACATTGCCGTGATCGACGGTCTGTCTTTCAGCGTTCAGGGACCTGCGCCGGAGTTCACGAACTTCGCGACGATCCAGAACGCAGCCGGTCCATTGCTGCACCCAGCCGCTCCTGCGTTCGCCGGGTATCCCACTCCTGGTGGTATCGACCCTGTTGCGGGAACGCAGCAGTCGACGAACAACCGTCGGTACTTCGTGGGGCCTGCCGAGGCTCTCACGGGGCACACACTCGACGAGTTCAACGAGAACGTCGGTGGAATCGGAACCTCTCGTGAGGACAGCGTTGTCCCGTTCGACTGGGAGATCCGCTTCACGGGCGAGACCAACTACGCTGCGATTTACAGCGGTACAACGTTTGGGCCTCCGATCCTGATCGAGGTGCCGTTCGAGCTCTGGAACACGGGCATTGCAACCCCAGATGACACGAGCGATGACGTCCGGTACTTCCCGACGATCTTCGACTTGGACTTCAGCGTTGCGCCAGGTGGTCAGGCATTCAGCTTCATCAACACCCCTGGTATCCAGGGAACGTTTGGTTGCTGCTCTGGCGATAGCCAGATGTCTAGCCTGACGAACGACCCGTACACGGACGGAATCACCTGGATCATTCCTCAGGACCGTACGCCAGGCGAGAGCGGATACAACGCGATCGTAGCCGCTATTCAGTCGGACCCAGCTGCAGCTGCTCCGTTGGTTGACAACGGAAGAGCTTCTCTGCTGCGTTCCGCACTCGTGTGGTGGAACGGTGGCGACACCGAGGTTGCTGGTGCGTTCGATCAGTTCGCGTTCCCGGAGGAAGGCACAATCTTCCGCCTCTCGACGTCGAAGCCGAACCAGCCCGGTGATGTCTTCACGCTCGACACCTCCGGCAACCAGCTTCTCGCTGGATCTGCAGAGGACGCTGTTGCAGCGCTCGAAAACATCCAGGTGGTTCCTAACCCGTACCTGGGTGCTTCGACCTACGAGACGGGTAACCTGAGCCGCGTGGTTCGCTTCACGAACCTCCCGGAGCAGGCCTCGACGATTCGCGTCTTTACGGTCGCAGGAACGCTGGTGAAGACGCTCCGCAAGGAGGGTTCGAGCAGGTCCCTCGACTGGAACCTCGAAACGGAGAACAACCTGCCGGTCGCGAGTGGCATGTACCTCATCCACGTTGACGTGGAAGGAGTTGGTGAGCGGACGCTCAAGCTCGGAGTCGTACAGCGCCGGACCCAGATCACCGTTTTCTAG